The nucleotide sequence GTTTCACGATAGTAGTTGCGTCACCGGCAGCTGATCGGATCGGACAGCTGATCGGCTGAAAGGTATTCTTACATCAGTGCTGCATATTACTGTAGCATACAACTTGGAGGGCCTCAAAGATTTAATATTATGAAGTGCTGAAATATTATTGTTCACTTTTTTAATGGATATATATTGAAAGatgatacatgtaaaatgtatgtcaacttccaagcatatttCGATCATATAAATATACTTTTTTCTAACCAAATAAAACAATTCCGCGGTAATTCCTACGTAACTCCTAATATATACGACAATAACTTTCTAGATAAGTCGATGAAATAGCAGATTCGGTGCAAAACTCAAGAGACGAAACAATAAATccacattacattgtaaatgaccCAGCTTCAATATCCAATACGTTTCACTCTAGAGAGTATTCCTCTTATTATGACAAACAcctcaaatgaaataaacacgATTATATAATAAACTGTAAGTTGCTAAAGTAATGcggttttttgaaaaatattaagcCGAGGAAAGTACGTGTGACCTCAGCCTGAGGTAGTCTGGTTGCCATGCTAACTGTGAGTGAACATATAAaccgtaacgatactgtataagaactagatAAAGCCTGaggggggccttgtcactacgagtcgctagacgagtagttcATTGATCAGAAGTAAAATaatggggaataatataattcatACGTCTTCAactcaagcataattcatgaaaaatcgAAAAAAATGGAATGTTTCGACATATTATCTCGAGCACCGCAAAACCATTGACGTAGACACTGGTTGTCGAACGACTAGGGtacataatccatattttctgttcaaataacTTGGCTTGGGTATGGAAGCCGAGTTGTATCAGTGTTAGGTTTATACAGCGCAGAGCATGGGGTACTCAATACCCGAGACTCAATAGCAGATCGTGCATGTATCTATTACACGTAATATAGAATAGGGCTAGTTGAGGTAACTTTGGCTATGGCCATTATTTGTTATCGTCGATGCGGGTGGcgggtggggtgggggtcagGATGGTGTGCCATATGATGTAAACGTAGGCTACAGTTAGACATACAGTGCACAAGATTCATTCAACAACTTAAAAAAATAGGttttatatgaatatgaatacatttgtataccaaGGAGTACAGATCGAGAAAGTACAATGCACACTTCACCTATTCACTTATCATTTGGATTCAAAATTCATTATACTCTTATATTATTTATAGAAGTATGACATTTGGTCACTGGcataggcactcgaatcaatatgtatgatttaaaaaaaatgtatagtgaataaGAGAACAGTGATcactatacatttaaaaaaaatatcatacagattgattcgagtacctgtggtcATTGGGTTTGAAGTTTCTAaactttgatacatgtattacacgTAAACTCATCGAGTTCATGATCGTTGATCTATCCAGTTTTTGCGGCATTTAATAGGGAGGTTCCGATTTGATTACGTTATACATACTCCTGCACAGAActgtatataacatatataaatatattatacgATATATTTGGGGTAGTGGCCTGTTTACTCGTACACAGAAACGCTACCGACCTTCGACCCGGTGTGTGAAAACGCCCCTTTAGATGTCTCTCTATTGATGACGTCGCGTCGACCAGCAAACATGGGTCAAAGGTACATACTGTACTAATCAGCGAAGCGAAGCCACCAGGAAGATGACATGGGATTCCCTTTGCGGTGGGGATCCCCAGCCCCAAGACATATGGACTGTCTACAAAATGAAACCTGTCAGTGAATTGAAGAAAACGATAATAGCGAAAATGGGACTTTATTTATCGGACAAGCACCTTATTGCTAACGGATGGGAAATCCTAGCCGAGACTCTCGGGTTGGAACCAGACGACATAATTCGCATTCGGCTTGAAGGTGGCAAAGATGGCAAGGTTGTGGGCGAAGTTATGCTTGAATGTTGGGCCAAGAAAGGACAAAGCAGTACCGTGAAAGTATTGGAAGACCATCTAATCGCTATTGATAGACCTGACGTGCTGCAAATACTCTATCAAAGTGCTTTCCGTGAGTAATAATTCCAGTTGCTCCATTTTTAGCGGGGTCGTTCAGGTTAACGAAATTAGTGTGACGTCATGATATAAGCATTTGATATAACTTCTACATAAGGAagtaaaatgtgttttgaaaATCGAAATAATGTCACCAAATAAACAATGACACACCAAAATGTCCCTTGTGTTCAATAAACTTTCCTGAAGTTCTTAATATAAAAATCAAACGTGTTCATACAGGAAACGAATAATTTCCTTCCGTGTAGTAGTGTATCGCTTCAGAGCGGCCGACAGTATCACAACCACGTAAGCCGCGGCCAATAGATGAAAACGCAGCAAAAGCCGACATCCTCTATGTTTGACAATTTAATACGACCGTAAAAGGTAGATCGGGTTATCAAGATTTTCGGACGACATTATCGATATCCAGACTACCTGTGTACAAGGAGATTTAAAGATCTGACAGGAACGGGTGGAATTTACACATACTAGGTACCCGGATGTCCCAATGTCGCAAGGCTTATatccacagtcacttgtgagctaaatTTATCTGTCTGATATGATACAAACTTtgcattattacatgtattactataagATATTTACGAATTTTCGAAAAATACCGTCACCAGTATGTTTGCACTTACAAATGATAgattaaatgtaaaaatgatgaaGTTGGGAAACTGAGAGTGGATTAACCCATGGCATGATGTGTCAATCTTTTTCAACAATCCACccatttaaaatttaaatccAAAAGTCAGCAAATATAATGAAAAACGTAAGAACAAGAAAATCTGTTTTGATCAATGTTGTTGCAGATTAGTTGTCAGGTTTagacaaatattttaaattcaatgCCATGGGTGGTAATATTTTGGTTATATATTTGCtggttttgaaatgaaatagcTTGTTGAAATCAACATGTTACAGGGTTGATCACCTGCGGCTTCccaattttattgtttttgcAAACATCAGTGacagtatttgtttaatattcataaatacctaaatgccattattttaaattggaccatccttgaatagaatattagctcacaagtgactgtggacTTATTGCAACAAATTTATGAAGTAGAtaaaaaaaagtgacaaaaatgtATGCTATTCTATATATGTTTCAAGCTAACTCAGAGTCTACAGGTTTTTTCAACAACAATTAATTTCACTAGTTATATGATAAAAAAAgactatattgtatatattgtgtggATTTCTAAGTTTAAATGTGAGTAATTCAAGTCGAGTATTATGATTTCTATTTGCTTTTATgttacatgattgtacatgttaaatcgaaatatttgttaaaattcatcacttgtttgtttgaatgtgaTTTGTATATGTTGTTGTCATGGCTCTGTTTGAAACTGACAGTTGTATTGGACAAGTAGTGTCAGCCGCATGATTTATGATGAGTTAATAATTACCTTTTGGCTTTGAATTGACATTGTATATGCATGATGTGTTTAATTTGATTCTCCTATCAAAATGTCCTTAGATAAGTCACAGCTAGTGCCtctattataaattatataaatgaatagagggactgtgaagaagtagaaccccccccccccctcagaaCCCACAAAAGCTGttcttttaaatttattataCACAGAGGTAAATATAGTAACCCATGAATGTAACcaactgttttatttttactACAGCTGTGTGCCAATTAACTTGCTCAGTCAAGGACCaagatatgacctttgacctgccaCACCAAGGTCTTGTGGAGTCAGAGGAAGCTTCTTTGAGAGTGGCTTTAGAGGGACCTTTACAAAGATTTGGCTACAAAATAGATAATCTAGAAATACAACCAATATCTAATCGCAAAGTTGCATGGGCTGACAAAACCAGCAGCGTGAAGGTGAGAGAGCCAATTGAAATTATCTATTGTCTGAATAAGGGATTGATGTGTGTGAGAGGAATAGATTGGAAACAGAAATTTGCCAGTAGTGTATAAGTATACATTGGTCATTTTTTTTATGAACTTTCTAtgtaaaatggacaaattccACCagaaatctagctaaatctcctgcttgGGAGAGGGTGAACAACTAAATTGATAATTGATGTACATGCTTTACAATGACAagccaaaaatgacatttattggTTTTTGAGGAGTACcatactgatagtgtgtacaACAAGTTAATGACTGCCTTTGTATGCCTTTTAGAAATTTTTTGTAACATTGAAAAGTATTTCACTGTTTACTACTATTAATTAATCATCAGGGATGTCATTTGGTCTTGTATGTGAAACAACCTCTCAAGACAATGCAAGACAATAAGAAAGAAGATACAGAACCAATTggccaaacaaaaaaacaggAAGAACTTGGCACGAACACCGATGAATGCAAAGATTCCATGGATAGTGATAGTGAATATGTTATACAAGATGTGGATAACATTAGCAATGGTGACCATGATTATGAAAATATGGACTTTCACTTGGGATGGCATCCTTTCCTTCCAGATATCAAGGAGGAGGTATTGCACTGTTCTAAATCTCTTctttttgtgaaaatgtcttTAGTAATTGTCAAATAGATTTTAGTTTTTAAGAAACCCCCAAAAATggggggagagagagatagagagagagagagagagagagagagagagagagagagagagagagagagagagagagagagagagagagagactgagagagagagagagagagagagagagagagagagagagagactgagagagagagagagagagagagagagagagagatggatggatggatggatggatggatgaagagATGGACTGTTTTGCAGTATTACACACAATTGTGGTACTTGTATCAGTGCTATTGTCACCATGTTGTTCATTATGAATTCAACGGATAACATGTCTGCCAGAGAGTGAGATAACATTTTggaatgaaaaatatataattaaacattcattttacaatcTAATTAAAAAGACAGATGATGGTCAAGGAAGTAATTGAACTCATCAGTCAATCTTTTATCATTCTGATGTATTTGTGTTGACTTTGTTAATTCTATTTGTTTTGCTTTCCCCTTCAGATTATTAGGGTAATGGGAAGCTATATAAGAGCTGATGGTTACTACATTTTAAGAAAGACAAAGCACGGACATCATGCAATTAGTGTCACG is from Glandiceps talaboti chromosome 1, keGlaTala1.1, whole genome shotgun sequence and encodes:
- the LOC144440931 gene encoding uncharacterized protein LOC144440931: MTWDSLCGGDPQPQDIWTVYKMKPVSELKKTIIAKMGLYLSDKHLIANGWEILAETLGLEPDDIIRIRLEGGKDGKVVGEVMLECWAKKGQSSTVKVLEDHLIAIDRPDVLQILYQSAFPVCQLTCSVKDQDMTFDLPHQGLVESEEASLRVALEGPLQRFGYKIDNLEIQPISNRKVAWADKTSSVKGCHLVLYVKQPLKTMQDNKKEDTEPIGQTKKQEELGTNTDECKDSMDSDSEYVIQDVDNISNGDHDYENMDFHLGWHPFLPDIKEEIIRVMGSYIRADGYYILRKTKHGHHAISVTYLGKIKHFRVYKKKNNWYIWRSGPRKDSLPNLLMWYKQNPLPLHTDSASENTETDVSGEAPPLPPRVSLKLKYPVCVDLELQDYHKTVHFENNS